One genomic region from Strix uralensis isolate ZFMK-TIS-50842 chromosome 19, bStrUra1, whole genome shotgun sequence encodes:
- the LOC141952198 gene encoding uncharacterized protein LOC141952198, with protein MDSPRFTRLCFLLLTAAAPHPNIAMPTGDLAEQTQGSSFGKTYVTVYHCKNCESEMCKSSNYEDFVKIGETQSEKFSNEIIQLVTNETHIIMCFQQENTSAEGVYAIVWEKAMGVGDSCGILNSGENRRGDIVIEGNKICCEAETDLSVPNPPLKCYTRMSDEKSTTDITGNLQFSIREKGRISIITIVLVLGVCAAAAAAAAYCVRQNRNRRGLVFQNALLRMGLASSTAITENK; from the exons ATGGACTCTCCCCGCTTCACACGGTTATGCTTCCTGCTTCTGACCGCTGCAGCCCCCCATCCAA ATATTGCCATGCCCACTGGTGACCTTGCTGAGCAAACACAAGGCTCTTCCTTTGGCAAAACATATGTGACAGTCTACCACTGTAAAAACTGTGAGAGCGAGATGTGTAAATCATCCAATTATGAAGACTTTGTAAAAATTGGTGAAACGCAAAGTGAGAAGTTCTCAAATGAAATAATTCAGTTGGTGACCAATGAAACACATATCATTATGTGCTTTCAGCAAGAAAATACTTCTGCTGAAGGAGTTTATGCCATCGTCTGGGAAAAAGCCATGGGAGTAGGAGACTCATGTGGCATCCTGAATTCTGGAG AAAATAGGAGGGGTGACATCGTTATAGAGGGGAATAAAATTTGCTGTGAAGCAGAGACAGACCTCTCAGTGCCCAACCCTCCCCTGAAGTGCTACACTAGAATGTCAGATGAAAAATCAACAACTGACATCACTG GTAATCTTCAATTTTCCATCAGAGAAAAGGGCAGAATTAGCATCATCACCATCGTACTGGTTCTTGGGgtttgtgcagcagcagcagcagcagcagcatattGTGTTCGACAGAACAGAAATCGTCGAGGTCTAGTCTTTCAAAATGCTCTACTTCGTATGGGCCTTGCAAGCAGCACTG